The genome window TTTTGGTGCATGAGACCCTATTAAAGACTTTTTAGCGAGTGTCCctctaatgcaaaaaaaaaaagtgaatgtaaTCTGATCAAGCCATACCACAGTGTGCGTAACATGTAAACACTTGGTGTCCTTAAGTTGCATGTTTGTCTGTGCACAGGGTCGATGTCCTCGGGAGTCGGCAGTGTTATCTACACCACATGGTGTTGtactttttttcttatttttttactcTGCGCTTTTAGGTCAGTTTTATTTTTCTCATTAAATTATTACAACTTTTTGCACTTGTGTTTGGAGTTAATTTTGAGTCATGTTGATCATAATAAAGCTCACTGTGATACTGGAACGACAAATAAAACTGACAGATCATCATTAAACATGAAGTGCTCCAACAGACTGCAGTGCTTGTGTCACttgctttctctctctctccgcGATGACGAATGTGCAAGCTTTTGATGAATAATACATGATCATTGCAGAAAACCGCTCATTTTCCTCCAGTGGCTGCAGAAAAGGCGAGTGTGACATGTTCATGATAAACAAGAGGGAGTTTAGAAAAACATGACTGCAGTACTTTTACGCATTGGAACAGTGTGGTACGTGTCACAGTAACGATAcatcaaataatcacttaattaaatattcgaaCAAAGtgctactgttcaaactgtgtgtaatgatacagaggccaaaaatattaaatataattaaataaatgatgctgttgaaattgggggttaaatcactaaaatgattcccgagcacagccaccgctgctgctcactgctcccctcacctcccagggggtggaacaaggggatgggtcagatgcagagggtcatttcaccacacctagtgtgtgtgtgaatatcagTGGTATTCAActttaaaacctctgccttgtttttaatgcatacttaggcctactgcactactttattttaattttgggtcattatggtggtatttggagagccaagATTTTTTCTGAAGTAGTTcttagtgaaaaaagtttgagagccaTGCACTGCATTAGAACAgggttgtccaaagtgcagcccatggACCATTCGTGGCTTGTGGCGcattctagtatatatatatatatatatatatatatatatatatatatatatatatatatatatatatatatatatatatacatatatatatatatatacatatatatacatatatatatgtatataaaataacaggtgtaatgtaaaaagaaaaagttaAGACTTTGATGTTAATAACACAAAGCTATATAAAGTTAGCAGATCATTAAATCAATCATTAATAACACTATTTTTTAAGTCTGGTGGAAAAGGAAAATGTGTGGACATCCctgcattaaaataaaaaacaggaATAATATTTTACTGCATGTTTCCAGTTTATGCACACTTTACATTTCAGCAAGCATTACGCATAATGCAGTCAGTGTGCAGCGTGTAGCACagttgtgtcaaagtcaaggcccgagtgccagatccggcccgcgaatgaattatctatggcccccgggatgatatttgattagtattagaaccggcctgaaagccacagccgcctgcagctgttttgcacgcaccaatactccatcagtgttggcgcttggaattttcaaaatggggtcccagagaccccatcaagtcataaaaatggggtcccgcagtacatttttggggtcccacttttttgtaacggttttgaaaaaaaatgataaatgtatgcattaacctgttatatctcacattctagattgtgttttggaaaaaggttgtcataaacgttactcaattcattgaaaaaaaagaatacaaaaaaacaaaacatttttatgcatatgtatatgtattcagttataatcaatcaatgtttatttatacatccctaaatcacaagtgtctcaaagggctgcacaagccacaacgacatcctcggtacagagcccacataaaggcaaggaaaaactcaccccagtgggacgtcgatgtgaatgactatgactcggtctctaggggagaccgaaagcaatggatgtcgagtgggtctgacataatagtgtgaaagtccagtccatagtggatccaacataatagtgagagtccagtccatagtggggccagcaggggaccatcccgagcggagacgggtcagcagtgcagagatgtccccaaccgatgcacaggcgagcggtccaccccgggtcccgactctggacagccgcacttcatccatggccactggacctgtgtgtccccccctcctccacaagagagaggggggcagaggaaaaaagaaaagaaacggcagatcaactagtctaaaaagggggtctatttaaaagctaaagtatacaaatgagttttaagatgggacattctttcactttcttctttccttcatggatctaaatgataaatgtatgcattatcctgttatatctcacattctatattgttttggaaaaaggttgtcataaacgttactcaattcattaaaaaaaacaatacaaaaaaaaaatctaatttttattcATATCTAAATGTATTCAGCTATAAACATtctttcactttcttctttccttcatggatctgaactgtaccgctgccggtatttttttctatatttttattgtaatattttcagaatgtgtttgttctatttttggccaaagtaagacaaagaaaacaatctgaggttgtctttattttttcattttaatgccatcattttaatagtccggcccacgtgtgcacagattttcctccatgtggcccctgagctaaaatgagtttgacacccctggtgtagcaGTATAGCCTAAATACAGCTAAAGTAAAGGCCCTATCCAAGTTTTTTCTACTATATTATTCCTTGAGAAAATATGCTCCAAAATCCTCTGTAAAATACTGTATTGTATCTTTGTTCAAACAGAACATTTTAAGGGGAACTTTTTCGATTTTAATTTACACTTAACACACTTCCACGTGGTCTAGATCATATGAATTGGATATGCTTTGATAATtgctcgcttgcataatttaaataagcttaagaaaagaccccaaaaagtgtaaacaaatgcaattttattgtcagaatgtcatccgtgaacatttttaaatgttctacTTGAATGTATgtaatttatttgcacaaaacttaaCAGGTAAcagtttatctaaagttctttcaggcggtattttggagtgaaatttgccagcgagcacaccagtcagtGTCTCTGCACTCATTTTTGTGCGGATTTATGCATTGATCGGATCACTGCCGCATAGCGGTtaaggcaggggtcagcaacccacggctctagagccacatgcggctcttaagCGCCGACCGAGTGACTCCCTGGACTTTTTTCAGAGATGTGTCAAAGTGAAAAAAGATGacgaaaattgttttttgttttaatatattttctgtaggagaacaaatatgacacaaacattcctaattgttaggaatcccactgtttatgttatacatgcttaacTGATGAcaatatttggcaagcaccgttttgtcctactaatttcagcgatccttgaactcattgtagtttgtttacatgtacaacgttctccgatgctgccacagaaatacttgttttatgccactcctttgtctcattttgtttaccaaatgttttatactctgcgtgaatacacaaaggtgagcattgttgattttattgatttgctggagtgcttatcagggaTATTTGCaatcgatgctagcatgctatttaggctaactgtatgtacatattgcatcattaggccttgtttgtaggtatatttgagctcatttaatttcctttacttatgtcttctgtctatttaaattatatatttgcatgtctcatgacacattctctgtatgtaatattggctgcatttctgtgtGCCAtggtgttccagaccacagcaaatgttacccagcttgcaaagattgttataAATTCATTAGAAgggacagcctgccgtttccttaaacttggacacacacatctataccattggccattctgagccagtaatttccagaagttatctcatcctgtgagaagcctccattttactaataatttccatccaaccatccaatttctaccgcttgtcccttttgtggtggcggggggtgctggagcctatctcaggtgcatttccaatgttgcaaaaatttgtagaataaaaattaaaatacaacatttctgtcaaagatttgcgtcagcctttgatcgtaggctaatatagctaatatagacacttacatcatgtgttgccttcattataagacttatatgaggcttttaattttttgcggctccagacagatttttttttttctttctatttttggtccaatatggctccttcaacattttgggttgccaacccctgggttaaggtcaaaataaatgttttgtttaatctAATTGTGTTAGTGATTAATGCGCTAATTTGATTAATCACGCAGGTTAACTCAATAACTTTAAGGATCCCTTATTTATATGCTCTAATTGGTGAATAACCCGCTTACATGTTATTACATACTCATAGTcccatttatttacttttatgaaataaaaaaagttcACATTCTTAACTTTTATTTGTGCATAACCTTCACCTTAACAGGAAAACTAACTTTGTTGTAAAAGTATGATCATCGTTTTGTCTGAAGTTTGAAGAAGTTTTTGACTTTggatatataatcctccatattggcatcCAGAAGTTCATTAAAACAATTGTTATTGCATCAGACTTGTTGCTAAAAAATGTTGGCATTAggtgtgtcaaaaaaaaaaaaaaaagattttcaattgaAGTGCGATTATTTTTTGTAACAATTATGAAATTGAAAAATCtaattaaaataaagtgtttttttcttCCCCTGTCTTGCCACACAGGCAAACCcttttgttgatgtagatgcccatatctgctgtatagATTTACAtaagagaaatgtgggatacttctcttgctgtcttttttgtatttgactttaatgtTTGGGTAGCATTTTGTTAAAGTATTATGAAAATGTATCAGAGCGGTTTGTCTCTATTATGGAAGAATgtcgttaatcatagaactggcacccaattatattttaaaaagtacTGATTTGAAtggtgaatcgattctgaatcgaatcgtgccCAAAGATACACACCCATGGCAAATTGCAACATACACCTGCTAGCTCCCCTTTTCATGATGACTCAAGAGTACTATAGCATCTCAATAAGACTTCTGTATTTATGGTCTGATTAGAAAGAATGATGTCACACATTGAATATACGTATAAGACAGGCTGTAAATTCCACAGTATAGAAAGCCatggtgtaaaaatgtttcaGCAAAAATATTGACTTCTGATAATGGCACTGAAattgtctttagtttgtttatgcACTAAAAAAGGAAATACTGGAAATTCTACCTTGCATTCATCCTGTGTACTCACGACGAGGCGCAGTACACTAGACTGGTAGGTTCACTTGCACACTAAGCAGCTAGTCGTTTTGGGTATCATTACTGAAGAAAtcttaaaaactgtttgtaatcaTACAGAAAAAAATGTTAAACTATTAGTATATCAATTGTTCATCATGACGAGTGATGCTGTGTCTCACCTGCCTCCCAGTACATCCCAGTGCAGTACGATAGTGACTTAGAAAGTAAAAGACAAAGTTAATTAGAATTGTTTTATTGAAACTAATACAACAAAATgatttaaaaactaaatgtttttaAGTTACTAGCCAActatgaataaaacaaaacataccAACTGAAAATGATTTTCCGCACCTTGTTTAATTTAGACAACTTCCTTCTTAGAGATTCAGAAAATAAATGGTTTTACTAGGACATTAAAAACACAGAATAGAGTAATAACATTGAAAACAGTAAGGCCCTTCTCGACGTATTCTGGTAGAGAATACAGAGCCCTGTAAAGGATGCTGGGAATGATgctgaaaaaaaacaattgtttctGAAGCAGTTGTCTGAGCAAGAGGTGGTGTTCAGCATAAAATAAGCAATTAGCCAGAACATCCTCTGCATCCACAGTGTGTGCATTCGATGATCCTTCCCTGCAGAgagacacacacataagtgagtaAAGGCTTACAGTGGCAAATCAAAATGTTTGTACATGCAGTGTGAAGTTGAATTATGTGTGTATACAAGGATGTGGAAATTGTGACTTCCATTAAAAACTTACAACTTCCAGCTTGCTCTTTGGGACTCTGCAAATACAGTTGGTTCCAAAGTTGGTGTCTCGGGTTTGGATGCAACGCAAGCAGCACAAGTTCTCGTAGCCCTGTTTCTTCCACTTGGCAATCAGGTTCTTGTCCGCGTAGCCTTCCTTAATGCAATACTCATACAGCTCTGCCAAAACGCATACAGAAAGAGAGAAAATTGTTAGGCATCTGCTTCAGTCAATGCATGTTGTGGTCATTTAATTTTAGTTTCATGAATGGAAATTGAAAGACAAAAACTGACTGGTTCGAGCTCAATTTCAaaatacacatccatccatccactttctaccgcttgtccctttcggggttgcgggggggtgctggagcctatctcagctgcacatgggcggaaggcggtgtacacc of Nerophis lumbriciformis linkage group LG22, RoL_Nlum_v2.1, whole genome shotgun sequence contains these proteins:
- the bud31 gene encoding protein BUD31 homolog, giving the protein MPKVKRSRKPPPDGWELIEPTLDELDQKMREAETDPHEGKRKVEALWPIFRLHHQRSRYIYDLFFKRKAISRELYEYCIKEGYADKNLIAKWKKQGYENLCCLRCIQTRDTNFGTNCICRVPKSKLEVGRIIECTHCGCRGCSG